From a single Pseudoalteromonas nigrifaciens genomic region:
- a CDS encoding GGDEF domain-containing protein: MLHFWYKEFPQYPRDHKDYWRTGLIAHSLLICCCYFLILTLLNVFYFSSYDIALIDALGLIASLSICIWFNKTAQVSKAAWVVALMIVGLIMLFIVSAKGHAHSLFWATLIPPFTFFLVGRNWGSILSSIAFGICAYLVYLQQQLSITIGLSALFNFIEVSIAHVLLFRFYEKTRFSAYSHLSKRNAEIKQLAETDKLTGLYNRQKFDFELSQLLSENNNERKSNIVMICDIDHFKKVNDTYGHLAGDNVLSEFANILQNKLTNSALIARWGGEEFTIILRDSSLDNAINEAEELRAFIATHLIDNRALTISIGIAKAHVDDTALHLLERADKALYKAKLQGRDQVCVASDNLTKTHYENTLSKSAAI, from the coding sequence ATGCTACATTTTTGGTATAAAGAATTTCCGCAATACCCTAGAGATCATAAGGATTACTGGCGAACAGGCTTAATTGCACATTCTTTATTAATCTGCTGCTGCTACTTTTTAATTTTAACCTTACTAAATGTTTTTTATTTTTCGAGTTACGATATTGCACTTATTGATGCCTTAGGACTTATAGCGTCATTAAGTATTTGTATATGGTTTAATAAAACAGCTCAGGTTAGTAAAGCTGCTTGGGTTGTTGCATTAATGATAGTTGGCTTAATAATGCTCTTTATAGTATCGGCAAAGGGTCATGCTCATTCATTATTTTGGGCAACACTTATTCCGCCTTTTACCTTTTTTTTAGTTGGGCGGAATTGGGGAAGTATATTAAGTAGCATTGCTTTTGGTATTTGTGCCTATCTAGTTTACTTACAGCAACAACTATCAATTACCATAGGTTTATCTGCATTATTTAATTTTATTGAAGTGTCTATTGCGCATGTTTTATTATTTAGGTTTTATGAAAAAACGCGTTTTTCGGCTTACTCTCATCTTTCGAAGCGCAATGCCGAAATAAAACAGCTAGCCGAAACCGATAAGCTCACCGGGCTATATAACAGGCAAAAATTTGATTTTGAATTGTCGCAATTACTGAGTGAAAATAATAATGAGCGAAAATCAAATATAGTGATGATTTGCGACATAGATCACTTTAAAAAAGTAAACGATACTTATGGCCATTTAGCGGGTGATAACGTGCTTAGTGAGTTTGCCAATATTTTACAAAACAAGCTTACAAATAGTGCATTAATTGCACGCTGGGGCGGAGAAGAGTTTACTATTATTCTTCGAGATAGCAGCCTAGATAACGCAATTAACGAAGCTGAAGAGCTCAGAGCGTTTATTGCCACTCATTTAATCGATAATAGAGCGTTAACTATCAGTATTGGTATAGCTAAAGCGCATGTTGACGACACTGCTTTGCATCTTTTAGAGCGCGCCGATAAAGCGCTTTATAAAGCAAAATTACAAGGGCGAGATCAGGTCTGTGTTGCTAGCGACAACTTAACCAAAACTCACTATGAAAACACATTAAGTAAATCCGCTGCTATTTAA